The Miscanthus floridulus cultivar M001 chromosome 7, ASM1932011v1, whole genome shotgun sequence genome includes a region encoding these proteins:
- the LOC136463732 gene encoding BAG family molecular chaperone regulator 1-like, whose translation MIKLRYSKRLFKRSSSSKQQQQQAAACGGDNGVGGGAGEIEWEVRPGGMLVQKRDGRGGQEMVTVRVSTGFSWHDVSIAATSTFGELKDMLSMITGLEPREQRLLFRGKERDDTDHLHMVGVRDKDKVLLLEDPALKDMKLRALSAQVVLSSCPFIQV comes from the exons ATGATCAAGCTGAGGTACTCCAAGAGGCTCTTCAAGAGGAGCTCCTCgtccaagcagcagcagcagcaggcggccgCTTGTGGCGGCGACAATGGGGTCGGTGGCGGCGCTGGGGAGATTGAGTGGGAGGTGAGGCCCGGAGGGATGCTGGTGCAGAAGAGGGACGGGAGGGGAGGCCAGGAGATGGTCACGGTCAGGGTGTCCACCGGCTTCTCCTGGCATGATGTGTCCATTGCAGCCACCTCCACTTTTG GGGAGCTGAAGGATATGCTGTCCATGATAACAGGACTAGAGCCTCGGGAGCAGAGGCTGCTGTTCAGGGGTAAAGAGAGGGATGACACTGACCACCTCCACATGGTTGGGGTGAGGGACAAGGACAAGGTCCTCCTCCTAGAGGACCCTGCCCTCAAGGACATGAAGCTCCGGGCTCTCTCGGCCCAAGTGGTGCTGAGCTCGTGCCCTTTTATCCAAGTGTAA